The Coffea arabica cultivar ET-39 chromosome 3c, Coffea Arabica ET-39 HiFi, whole genome shotgun sequence genome contains a region encoding:
- the LOC113735853 gene encoding uncharacterized protein, which yields MACAPSRRRTPRAIPWEKLPLGVLKFNSDASVNQGRAAGRGLLRDYQGKVIFAFYKEFGEQDVLAAESLALLFGLQLCLQRGFRPSLVEVDSKALVQLVVSGAIAKWPLCNILRKVRGLLEGFSASVSHIFREANSSADRLAAVGTGGVCLYDHVHQLPAIVRASIVLDSRGVPGVRWLNEEG from the exons ATGGCGTGCG CCCCTTCTCGGAGGAGGACCCCTCGTGCGATCCCCTGGGAGAAACTGCCTCTTGGTGTGCTTAAATTCAACTCGGACGCCAGCGTGAACCAAGGTAGGGCCGCGGGTAGGGGGCTTTTGCGTGATTATCAAGGGAAAGTGATTTTTGCTTTTTACAAAGAATTCGGAGAGCAGGATGTTTTGGCGGCAGAAAGTTTGGCTTTGTTGTTTGGTCTGCAGTTGTGTTTACAGAGGGGGTTTCGTCCCTCGTTGGTAGAGGTGGATTCCAAGGCATTGGTGCAGTTGGTTGTCTCAGGGGCAATTGCTAAGTGGCCATTATGTAATATTTTGAGGAAAGTTAGAGGTCTTCTTGAGGGTTTTTCGGCCTCCGTCTCACATATTTTCCGTGAGGCAAACTCCTCTGCGGATAGATTAGCAGCTGTTGGGACAGGAGGCGTGTGCTTGTACGATCATGTTCACCAACTGCCGGCAATCGTTCGGGCTTCTATTGTGCTTGACTCACGTGGGGTGCCGGGTGTTCGATGGTTAAATGAGGAGGGATAG